ATCAAATATATCAAATAAATTTTTACATTTTTTATTATAAAACCTCTAAGACACAAAAAATTAAGAGTTACCATATTAGCAAGATTTTATGCCTTAGAGGCGAAATTAAAATCAGATAACCACAAACAAGCAAATTGCGATTAGTCATTTTAACAACTTTTTATTTTAACAAAAAATAATTAATTTCAAGTATAATAAAAAAATACAAAATGTCAATTAATGAATTAACAAAGCACTGAAAATGTGACGCAAAACTTGCAAAAGATTAAGAAAACACTCAATGATTTTGTATATTCTTGAGCAAAAATCTATTTGTCCTAAAATCTCAATTAATAACTTTAGCGAAAGTTAATTTATCACCCCGACTGAAGACTAAAAAATTCTTTAATATTTTTGCATTAATAGCACTTATTCGGTGTTCTCATAACTTAAAGTATTGACAAATAGCAATTCTTAAGTAAAGTCCTATACGATGATGAGAATTTTTCGCGCTCGGGTTATTAATTTTCTTGATGCCAATAATTTTGAAGACTATCCCAATGGATTTTTAGCAATTGATAATAATGGCCAAATATTCAACTATGGTAAATGGCACAAAAAAATTCAGTATGCTTATCGTAATGCTAAAGTTCTTGATTATAACAAATTTATTATCTTGCCAGGCTTTATTGATGTTCATCTTCATTTACCTCAACTCCATTTACGCGGTCGGTATGGCGATGAACTCTTAAATTGGTTAAATAATTATGTAATTAAAAGTGAAATTAAGGTATCAACGATAAAAAAAATTAAGAAAGATATAAAGTCTTTTTATCAAGAGATGCTTAAAAATGGGACCACGACCGGTCTAATTTTCTCGTCCAGTTCATTTACATATACTGATTGGGCTTTTCGAATTGCTTATGATTGCGGCATTCGAGCTATTATTGGTAAAGCAATGATGGATAATAAATTTTCCCACTTGCCAGTGGAATCAACCCAAAAATCACTAAATGAAAGTATCAAATTATTTGAAAAATGGAACGGCATTGATAAACGGCTTTATTATGCTTTTAGTCCTCGCTTTGCTCCCGCAACAACTGAATCATTATTAAGAGCAATTGCTAAATTCTGTCGAGATAATAATACTTACATCCATACGCATCTTGCGGAAAATCTTCAGGAGTTACAATTAACTCGCAGACTATTTCCTCAATACCACTCATATACTGAATTATATTACCAAACTGGCATCTTAGGACCAAAAACAATTGTTGCTCATGCAATTCATCTAAAAGATTCTGAATATAAACTGTTAAGTCAAACCCAGACTAAAGTTGCTCACTGCCCTTCATCAAATTTCTTTTTACATAGTGGTCGCGCTAATACCGCAAAAATGGAGAAATACAATATAACTATTGGTTTAGGAAGTGATGTTGGTGCAGGCCCATCATTTTCAATGTTTTCTGTGATGCGTGATGCCTATTATGTGAGAAGAATTTCTCCCCATAAAGCGTTTTACTACGCTACATTGGGAGGCGCCAAAGTCTTAAGTTGGGATAATCGCATTGGTAATTTTGCTCAAGGCAAAGAAGGTGATTTTATTGTTGTGAACTATCCAACAGATTGTAATAAAAAAACCAAAACTGAAGAACTATTATCTCAATTAATATTTTGCGGCGATGACCGATTAATTATCGAAACTTATGTTCAAGGCAAGAGGCTGTATTATCAAAAATTCTGATTATCGAAAAGATTCTCCCAAAAACTGAATTATTAAAAGTTATAATTAATTTCTTTTAATAATCTTTTTAGATTAATTTTTATGGCATTTTCAAAATTATGAGCATTAAAATCAACTCCATTAAACACACTTGAAACTACTGCAATACCTTTGGCACCAACTCGAAAAATTTTCTTAGTATTTTCTGGGGTAATACCACCGATTGCAATAACCGGAGTCTTAACTGATTTTGTAATTGCTTTTAGTCGCTTTAATCCGATTACTGGTGCCGAAGGTTTAGTACGGGATGCAAAGATTGAGCCGGCACTTAGGTAATTGACACCATCTCGCTCTGCTTTTTGAGCATCTTGAACATTTCTTACAGTCATACCAATTATTTTATTAATCGGTAGAATTCCGCGCGCTTGTTTTATCGGCATATCATCTGCTCCTAGATGAACACCATCCGCATCTACTGCTTGCGCAATATCAATTCGGTCATTAATAATAAATTTCACCCATGGTTTATTAATATTATCTTTAATTGTTCTCGCATCTTGCAACCAAATTTTAGTCGGTGTATCTTTGCTCTCGCGAAGTTGGAGCATTGTGGCTTTACCTAAAACAAGTGCTTTTGTTATTTTGCTCAGATATTTTCTACCAGTTGTTTCCGTATCAATAATGACATAAAGTTTCGGGTCAAATTCGACAATAAAATGTTGATTCAAATTCTTTTCTAAATCATAAAGCACAAATCGGGTCTGTTTAAAAAATCTTGATATCTTCTGATTCCGAATCTTAAAAATTTCTTCTAACACCCTTGCTGATTCTTGACACCGTTTGATATTAGCACTGACGACATCATAAATTGATGTGCGTTGAGTCTTATCAAACCTATCTTGCCGACCTAAATCTTTTTCACTCTTTCGAAACCAGATAACATCTTTTCTGATTGGAGCTAATTTTTCCCATAGTCTACTTTTCAGGTTTCTTATCAGCATTAAAGTATTCTTATCCTCTAAATAGAAACGACAAATTTCTTCGATTACCCTTAAACCTTCAGAAAACCGATTAAGATTAACATCAATTATTCTATTCATATTTTTGAATTATTTATTTTTTAATGCTTTCACTAAACGCCAAATGCCAAAAAGAATAATAATCCAGGGCCAATCACGATGAAAAGCAAGTAATCCAATATTACTTAACCAAATCCAAAAACCAATAATTATAATAGTGATGGGCAATACTAACCGTCTCATTTTTCTTGTCTCCTTTTTTTCGTAATAACTTCAACAAATATTAAAACGCCAATAATAACAAGGACCAAAGGCCAATCTCGCTTAAAAACAATCCGCCAAGAAACCACACCCAACTTTGACAACCAAATCCAAAGTCCTATGGATATAAGGATTAATGCTTCTATAATTTTTCTTATCATAAGTGCTCCCTATTTTATCAAATAACACCGATCTTA
This DNA window, taken from candidate division WOR-3 bacterium, encodes the following:
- a CDS encoding guanine deaminase, encoding MMRIFRARVINFLDANNFEDYPNGFLAIDNNGQIFNYGKWHKKIQYAYRNAKVLDYNKFIILPGFIDVHLHLPQLHLRGRYGDELLNWLNNYVIKSEIKVSTIKKIKKDIKSFYQEMLKNGTTTGLIFSSSSFTYTDWAFRIAYDCGIRAIIGKAMMDNKFSHLPVESTQKSLNESIKLFEKWNGIDKRLYYAFSPRFAPATTESLLRAIAKFCRDNNTYIHTHLAENLQELQLTRRLFPQYHSYTELYYQTGILGPKTIVAHAIHLKDSEYKLLSQTQTKVAHCPSSNFFLHSGRANTAKMEKYNITIGLGSDVGAGPSFSMFSVMRDAYYVRRISPHKAFYYATLGGAKVLSWDNRIGNFAQGKEGDFIVVNYPTDCNKKTKTEELLSQLIFCGDDRLIIETYVQGKRLYYQKF
- the thiE gene encoding thiamine phosphate synthase; the encoded protein is MNRIIDVNLNRFSEGLRVIEEICRFYLEDKNTLMLIRNLKSRLWEKLAPIRKDVIWFRKSEKDLGRQDRFDKTQRTSIYDVVSANIKRCQESARVLEEIFKIRNQKISRFFKQTRFVLYDLEKNLNQHFIVEFDPKLYVIIDTETTGRKYLSKITKALVLGKATMLQLRESKDTPTKIWLQDARTIKDNINKPWVKFIINDRIDIAQAVDADGVHLGADDMPIKQARGILPINKIIGMTVRNVQDAQKAERDGVNYLSAGSIFASRTKPSAPVIGLKRLKAITKSVKTPVIAIGGITPENTKKIFRVGAKGIAVVSSVFNGVDFNAHNFENAIKINLKRLLKEINYNF
- a CDS encoding DUF5668 domain-containing protein; translated protein: MIRKIIEALILISIGLWIWLSKLGVVSWRIVFKRDWPLVLVIIGVLIFVEVITKKRRQEK